The genomic stretch GAACACAGATGAATAGATATTGCTGGTCTGTTAATTTGTGATTGACATCGCAGTGTTTGATTTGGTATACAACAAACTCATATACATATATTTCTCATTAAGTGATGCTTGTCAAGGGTGAAAAAAGCTGAGGATAATCATCATGAGCAATCAGTCAACAGGAAACTGCCAAgagttgccacacacacacacacacaagttgttGCTTTAAGCATTCAAGTAATTTAGATTATTATTTCCGTGATGCAAAATATCACTTTATTACTCTCAACCCTCTGCACACCGGCCCCCCAGGTGTAGCAACCAGCAGATAGAGGATCTCACTGCTCATTCAGTtaatctctctcttttcctcccctCATCCTGTAGGTTCGTATCCAAACGGTGCAAGCACAGCAGCTTCAGCAGCACATGGCAACAGGCTCCCCTAAATCTGTTTCTACAGTCGTAGTGACAACAGCAACCTCACCAAAATGCACATCAGATCCCCCACCTGCACCCCAGCAGTGATGCTGCCCCatcagccagcagtaacacaacacatcacatcacatcatatcatatgtcCAAGTACCAGCAGCAGAGATTGTGTTTTGTGCTGGTTAATGCACAATGACCATGTATTGGCACTGTTGGACAAAATATTCCTGGTACTGGCATTAAACTGCATGGAGGCCCTTCAAGTTTGAAGCATGCACACGTTGGCAGTAACAgtaatcttgtttgtttgttgttgtgttaaaAGCTTGTTGATACTTCATTACCATTGACAGTTAAACTATTGATTCTATAAAGCTCCCGTGATCCATCAAAGGTTGTATATATGAAAATGGGATTTTTGTCATAACAAAGTTGATTCTTTCATTGTATTTGGATCCATAATATTTGTATATTATATGTATACCATAGATAATTGGTTTTCATTCTCATTCGTTTCcgggatacttttttttttttttggaatagtcAACATTTGAATTTAAGACAAAACAGGAGAAGTGTCCTTTGGCACGGCATTCGTTGGACTCTGATGCTCAACATTTAGGTACAGTTTTGTTTTCATTGTTAAATGGTTCGTCAACCAACGGGAGCAACAGAATAGAATTGTAATGGAAGACTATCAATAATATAACTTTAATAACTAGTTTGCTTCAGTGCTAGAtccccccgcttttctccccaattgtacctggccaattaccccacacttccgagccgtcccggtcgctgctccaccccttctgctgatccggggagggttgcagactaccatatgcttcctccgatacatgtggagtcgccagccacttattttcacctgacagtgaagagtttcaccagggggacgtagcgcgtgagaggatcacgttatccccccccccccccaacaggtgccctgaccgaccagaggaggcgctagtgcagcaaccagaacacatacccacatctggcttcccacccgcagacacagccaattgtgtctgtagggacgcctgaccaagccggaggtaacacggcgattcgaaccgccattccccgtgttggtaggcaacaggatagaccaccatgctacccggacacccttcagTGCTAGATTTAGAATAAGATGTCACAAGcttgttgtctgctgatggttACTACACATCTGCTTTCATCAACATGTGGAAAGCCAAATTGCCCCAGTTATCTTTGCTAACCACTTACACTCCGGTGAGATAACGGCTTCTAATCTTAAAATAAGTCATCTTTATTTCATGTCATGGTTAGGTTCAAACTTTTTCCTTTTTACAAATGTGATTTTCTCCATGTCACCCAGAAGTATAGCTTACAACATGAATATAGTGAGAAATAGAGTGGCGCTCATAGTTCAAATCTAATTTGTCCAAATTTGACTTGGATTGTTGACATAATCTCTCGACGTGCACTTATTTATTCCATAATCATAACGACCCATGCAGGTGAGCATTAGCTGTTAAAGTTAATGCTTTTGTAATTATATCTTCTTTCAGtcatttaaaaaatatattataAACAGATTTTATCTGTTTCCAACTGATTTTATATACATGTGTAATGCAAAAGTACAAAACGGCAGACATAACTTGTCTTTAAAAACTTGGCTTTCCTGTCACAACAGAATGTGAAACGACATCAGAAGGAATCTTGCGAAGAGCCCAAGCGATGTGTCTACTCTTCATCGGATTCGTCCAGCAGTGCTTTCTGGGAGTTGGAGTTTGAGGAGGTCGTTCTCATTCCAATCTCTATGTTCCTTCCTTTCTCAGCGCATCTCTTGGACATGCTTTtggattaaaacaaaaaacattaaatTACAAGACTTAATGAGATTAAATCTTCATAATGTTGATTTTTACTAAATATAAAGTTAAAACTTGAGAAATGTATTTTCTACTCTGTCATGAGCTAAAGATGTGATGAGTTTTCCCTTCAGTGTGGCAACGATACCTGGAAGAAAACAGTCTGAATCTCACTGTTAGTGTCAATGTGCAGCGtttgaattgatttaaaaaaacaaaaaaaaaacaggattatGTCCTCTGGAGTATTGTAATATTATTCAAATAAGCACTGAATCTTTAACTGGTTTTCAATATGGCTTCAACCAAGGATTACAATTTACAGTTTTCCCACTCTTTCTGGAGGCGGTGACTGCCCAGTAGAAAAACTTTTAAACAGTTAAGAAAATCCAATGTGCTAGTTAGCAGCTAGTGGAATGATGCTGACATCAGCCAGATCCCAAGACCCACAGTGTAAAGACAGTTAAATGAACGCCAATACCACCAAATACTGTTGCATCACACCACAAAAGATGTAGTAGACCGGAAGGAAAAGTTGACATGTTGAAAAACTGGTActctttatgggggggggggggggttccctcccggggttccctcccctcccctctttttctccccaattgtacccgtccaattaccccactcttctgagctgtcaaggtcgctgctccactccctttgcttatccggggagggctgcagaccatcaCATGCctctgccgatacatgtggagtcgccagccgcttcttttcacctgacaggagtttcgccaaggggtgtagcgcgtgggaggatcacactattccccccagtcccccctcccccctgaagaggcgccccgaccgaccagaggaggcgctagtgcagtgactaggacacatacccacatccagcgtcccacccacagacacggccaattgtgtctgtagggatgcccgacaaagctggaggtgacacggggattcaaactggggaTCCCCGTGtgtgtaggcaatggaataaactgctatgctaccccccccaaaaaaaacaaaacggttACTTTTAaagtagaataataataataatcattacattatatatagcgcttttctataatataatatatatatatatacacacacacacacgtgttagcccttagctaacgggtcaaaccttttagtcgactggttaacattgtcgcctgcggtgcaggagatacgggttcacgtcccgactGACGGTTCCTGGGCTGATCCCCTAATTCTCTATATGATATGTATATTATATCCTTCAATGTgaggcgctttgggtgtctagaaaagcgctatataatcaGTGCTTTGTGTGCGTTAGATGGTAAGGTCTAACTTAAGTTTAACGGATGTGTAGACACAAGGACAAGTGTCATATTCCTATGTAGGTTAATGGGAACGGGAGCACGCCAAATCACAGCACTGCCCCCTGAGTAAATAATATTGCGTTGACCTGAGGTAATCTAGTTTCACTCAGTAACACAGCCTGACACTGTCAAATGGAAATCAATCTGCACATGGATACGACTGCCAGGTGAAAACGATAGCGCCACTGTAAGGCCGCATCGTCGGTTTTTATGTCAGTGTTGCATACATGACGAATGATGGCGCTGTAATAGACAGTACTTACATCCCAACTAAGAACGAGGTGACAGCAACTGTCAGCATGGCCATGGCGAAATGCCAGCAGAAGCACATCGTGACAAACATGATGTTGTCATGTAATGTCAGGTCCCACTCCGGTCCGCTTAATGGGTACAGCACAAAACCGATCTGAAAGAGCAAATGGCACGCAGAAAGACCAAATTATCTGGAGTGTCATGGACCAACTTTCTAGAATTTCTATTTGTCTCAAATTTGCTTTTTTttcacatttgcaaaaaaaaaaaggctaaaatCTATTCAAAATCTCCCAACCAGAAGATCAGCAAGTGCGTGTGAATACGCCTCACATACTGCACTAGTTTTACTTTCCTTTCAGCTTTGTTATCTGCTTTGCTGGCAGACCCGTTTCTTCTCTTCGGTAAATCAGCCAACTTAATTGGGTTTATTAGAGATATTATCTATTTGTGTCAACTGGAAAAGTTCATCAAACTCATAAACCGTAAACATAGTATGATatagcaacttgattgattgattggttgattgattgattgattatgagATCAGAAAAAAAGCGGGGTCAAATAGAAGAAGTGCTTAACAAAGCCCTTTTATGTCTCTGTGGAATCCACCAAGAGGAAATATGTGAGCCCTCCATAGGCGCTACGCAACGGAAGCTAGCCGCCATCCAGTGTTTGGCTAATAATAAACCAACCTGTGGTGTACCGTggtaaaaaaaatcccccccaaaaaaagggtaaACCAATGTAGGTTTTGCAATGTTACCATTTTTTTCTCCAGATTTTATACACTAATGCTGATGCCTGAACACTGTTCAACAGACCAGCAGGCCATGAGACGTATTTTGTGTCGCAGTTCAGAGAGCATGACAAGATCATCAGATTTCAGCAGTCACCTTCACCCAGCCGTGGTAGCGTCACAGTGATCATTTCGCATTACCTGGTAGAACCAGGAGCCCTGGAGGACGAGAAGGCACGCCCTGAAAAGTTCGAGAATGATGTGATCCCTCACGAAGACCTCGAGCATAGAACTTCCAGATCCTCCAAACACAGCCACCAGCAGTAGGGTGTGGATGTGAGCATCCAGAGCGGGTCGATGATGCACGTGGTAATAGAATAAAAACCCTGCAGGACAGTCAAACACACATGCGGTTCAAGCACAGTTCTCAATGGAGTGAATTCAGACTATCAACGGGGGGCATCGGCAAAATCTGGCCTCTTGTTTTGACGCTTTGGTGATGCTGTCTGTACCTTCAACGAAGAGGGCCAAGGAGAGAGCAAGGCGATCCACACCGACAGGCACACTGCTGGAGGCGGTGGTGAGAACACATGCACTGCCAGAGATCCCGAAGAACAGGTACATGGTGCTGTGCTGCCAGTTCATCAGCTTGACCCACGTGTGGTTTCCTTGGTCATAGAGGTGGGCGTGGGGTCCATCTACCACGAATTGCTCAACCATAATACCTGGAGGAGGTCAACGTGAGCCCAGTTAGTGACAAATGACAAGGAAAAAGCTGTCGGGGAGATTAAGTGATTGCAGATGCATGGAGTTTGGGTGGACAACTGACCGACAAATGCAGCAAATATCGTCAGCCCCCCCTCAAAGTAATCCATTCGGTTGAAGACCGGAGGTATTTTGTGTCGTCCTTTAGGCTGGTTCTTCCTCCAGTTGTGTCGCAGAGTGTGTTTCACTGTCAACCACAGACCGTAGAGCAGGAAGAAGGTGCCGGGGATGGCATGTCCTCCGAAGTTTGCCATCCTTGTGAGGGATCTGGAAACATGAGAGTTAGATGTGATCTGTGACTGAGACTGGACTATTACCTACTGAGTGGTGTGTGTGGCAGAGACAAGACATAAATGTTGATAATGGTTTGACTCTTGTACTCTAATGGCTTCGGTTATGGTATGAAATGACATGATGTTGACTAAGGAGGTGCAGACTGCCAGCTTTGACTTGACAGTATTTGTGTAAGACGGACATTTACTTTGAGATACACCTAACATGgagagggacacaaaacacacgtGAGGGTTTGGTGAGGTCTGTGGATCGTTGATGTATGGAAATGACCAAGAAATAAAGTTATCTGACTGCATACCATATAATGACTAACTAGTGACCTTATTTTTTTATGATTTAAAGTTTATTGCCATTTATCAATTTTAATATACAAAACATTCAACACTGAACAGTTCTtgagaacaataataataatataataataatgataataatctttatttcggacacagctggtccatagcataaaagcaacaatacaataaaacaaaaataagcaatgataataataatagtaataataataatagatatgAGGAAAAAGAAtaagtaaaaagaaagaaaataatttaGACAAGAATATAAGAAACATGCCAAAGGCTCTTAAGATAATACAAGATATTAAAAGTAAACCTACAATTATTGAGTGCAGCATTATTTATCCCTTAGAGATATAGAGTTGGTATTTTCCCCATTTCAAAATATGATCGTCCCATCTGTCAGTCTTTCTATAGAAAAGTTGCTCATATGAGGCCACTTTTTCAAGTTCTATGAACCACTCCCGCCGAGAGGGAGCTTCTGTCTTTTTTCCATCCCCTCAATAGCGTCTGTCTACCCACCATTATGGCAGTTTGGATCAGTTCTGCATTTCCACAGTCTTTCAGAGCTAGTGGGTCACCCAGCACATATAACCCGGGAGAGAATTCGGATTCATCGCTAGTGATCTCCTTTATACAGTTGTGGACTTGTTTCCAAAAGACCTGGATGTTAGGGCATTGCCAGAGAGCATGGAGTAATGTACCCTCTGACTTCTAACATTTCCAGCAGTCTGCATTGTTTTTAAGGCCTCATCGATGTAGTCTGGATGGTGTCCAATAGAAGTGAGGATTTTAAATAGTATGAGTCTTACTTTTATATCCCTtgacaactttctttgattttggcATATCCTATTCCATTCTCACATGTTAAACGAAGTATTTAAGCCTTTCTCCCAGATAGTCCTTAATGCTGTTGGAAGTGAATTTATTTTTGATTTGTCCAAATCCTTCTGGGAGCCTGAAAATGGAAATCCACGATCAAAATAGTGGAAAATACCTTTCAGATAAAAGGTGACCTCTCCCCATAGGGGTTAGAG from Lampris incognitus isolate fLamInc1 chromosome 8, fLamInc1.hap2, whole genome shotgun sequence encodes the following:
- the tmem45b gene encoding transmembrane protein 45B, which codes for MANFGGHAIPGTFFLLYGLWLTVKHTLRHNWRKNQPKGRHKIPPVFNRMDYFEGGLTIFAAFVGIMVEQFVVDGPHAHLYDQGNHTWVKLMNWQHSTMYLFFGISGSACVLTTASSSVPVGVDRLALSLALFVEGFLFYYHVHHRPALDAHIHTLLLVAVFGGSGSSMLEVFVRDHIILELFRACLLVLQGSWFYQIGFVLYPLSGPEWDLTLHDNIMFVTMCFCWHFAMAMLTVAVTSFLVGIMSKRCAEKGRNIEIGMRTTSSNSNSQKALLDESDEE